One part of the Roseomonas gilardii genome encodes these proteins:
- a CDS encoding ABC transporter ATP-binding protein produces MSGAETTPILAVRDLHVAYDGVPAVSGVSLRVPRASIVTILGPNGAGKSTLLNAIMGVLASRGDVAFAGRSLARQGIEERVRDGISLVPEKRELFTSMTVEDNLRLGRFRLRRSGSAEPMLEEVFRLFPRLKERRRQEAGTLSGGERQMLAMGRALMGEPRLLMLDEPSLGLAPLVVREILQSVADLRGNGVSILLVEQNARAALRIADYGYVLENGSVVLEGDPDALQADRRIVEAYLGIRSASAAAAA; encoded by the coding sequence ATGAGCGGCGCCGAGACCACGCCCATCCTTGCGGTGCGGGACCTGCACGTCGCCTATGACGGCGTGCCCGCAGTCTCCGGCGTGTCGCTGCGCGTGCCGCGCGCCAGCATCGTCACCATCCTGGGCCCCAACGGCGCGGGCAAGAGCACGCTTCTGAACGCCATCATGGGCGTGCTGGCCTCGCGCGGCGACGTCGCCTTCGCCGGGCGCAGCCTGGCCCGCCAGGGCATCGAGGAGCGCGTGCGCGACGGCATCAGCCTGGTGCCGGAAAAGCGCGAGCTCTTCACCAGCATGACGGTGGAGGACAACCTCCGCCTCGGCCGCTTCCGCCTGCGCCGTTCCGGCAGCGCCGAGCCCATGCTGGAAGAGGTCTTCCGCCTCTTCCCGCGCCTGAAGGAGCGGCGGCGGCAGGAGGCCGGCACGCTGTCGGGCGGCGAACGCCAGATGCTGGCCATGGGCCGCGCCCTGATGGGCGAACCGCGCCTGCTGATGCTCGACGAGCCCAGCCTCGGCCTCGCCCCCCTGGTGGTGCGGGAGATCCTGCAGAGCGTCGCCGACCTGCGCGGCAACGGCGTCTCCATCCTGCTGGTGGAGCAGAACGCCCGCGCCGCGCTGCGCATCGCCGATTACGGCTATGTGCTGGAAAACGGCTCCGTCGTGCTGGAAGGCGACCCGGATGCGCTCCAGGCCGACCGGCGCATCGTCGAGGCCTATCTCGGCATCCGCTCGGCCTCCGCCGCCGCGGCGGCCTGA